In the Streptomyces sp. cg36 genome, one interval contains:
- the tatA gene encoding Sec-independent protein translocase subunit TatA, which yields MFGRLGAPEIILILVVIVLLFGAKKLPDMARSLGKSARILKSEAKAMKSDGQQTAPADPPHPGEQPPAQRTIQSAPGDVSSSRPVTEPTDSTR from the coding sequence ATGTTCGGAAGGCTCGGAGCCCCCGAGATCATTCTGATCCTCGTCGTCATCGTCCTGCTGTTCGGTGCGAAGAAGCTTCCGGACATGGCGCGGTCGCTCGGCAAGTCGGCCCGCATCCTCAAGAGCGAGGCCAAGGCGATGAAGTCGGACGGTCAGCAGACCGCGCCCGCGGACCCGCCGCACCCGGGCGAGCAGCCCCCGGCGCAGCGCACCATCCAGTCGGCCCCCGGCGACGTCAGCAGCTCGCGTCCCGTCACCGAGCCGACCGACTCCACCCGCTGA
- the pafA gene encoding Pup--protein ligase, which produces MDRRIFGLENEYGVTCTFRGQRRLSPDEVARYLFRRVVSWGRSSNVFLRNGARLYLDVGSHPEYATPECDNVTELVTHDKAGERILEGLLVDAERRLHEEGIAGDVYLFKNNTDSAGNSYGCHENYLVARHGEFSRLADILIPFLVTRQLICGAGKVLQTPRGAVYCVSQRAEHIWEGVSSATTRSRPIINTRDEPHADAERYRRLHVIVGDSNMSETTMLLKVGATDLVLRMIEAGTVMRDLTLENPIRAIREVSHDITGQRKVRLASGREASALEVQREYYEKAVDFVERRGIRTGTVDQVLELWGRTLDAIEAEDLDRIGTEIDWVMKYQLIERYRAKNNITMSHPRVAQIDLAYHDIHRRRGLYYLLERKGQAARICNDLKIFEGKSVPPQTTRARLRGDFIRRAQEQRRDFTVDWVHLKLNDQAQRTVLCKDPFRSVDDRVEKLIAGM; this is translated from the coding sequence ATGGACCGCCGCATTTTCGGGCTGGAGAACGAGTACGGCGTCACGTGCACGTTCAGGGGACAGCGCCGACTGTCTCCTGACGAAGTGGCGCGCTACCTCTTCCGCCGTGTTGTGTCATGGGGCCGCAGCAGCAATGTCTTCCTGCGGAACGGCGCCCGCCTCTACCTCGACGTGGGTTCGCATCCGGAATACGCAACTCCCGAATGCGACAACGTGACCGAACTGGTCACCCACGACAAGGCCGGCGAACGCATTCTCGAAGGCTTGCTGGTCGACGCCGAACGCCGCCTGCACGAGGAGGGAATCGCGGGAGACGTCTATCTCTTCAAGAACAACACCGATTCGGCGGGAAACTCCTACGGCTGCCACGAGAACTATCTCGTCGCCCGGCACGGGGAGTTCTCCCGGCTCGCGGACATCCTCATTCCGTTCCTGGTCACCCGTCAGCTCATCTGCGGCGCGGGCAAGGTCCTCCAGACCCCGCGCGGCGCGGTCTACTGCGTCAGCCAGCGCGCCGAGCACATCTGGGAGGGCGTCAGCTCCGCGACCACCCGCTCCCGTCCGATCATCAACACCAGGGACGAGCCGCACGCCGACGCCGAGCGCTACCGGCGCCTGCACGTCATCGTCGGCGACTCCAACATGTCCGAGACGACCATGCTGCTCAAGGTCGGGGCCACCGACCTGGTGCTGCGCATGATCGAGGCGGGCACGGTCATGCGCGACCTGACGCTGGAGAACCCGATCCGGGCCATCCGCGAGGTCTCGCACGACATCACCGGCCAGCGCAAGGTGCGCCTGGCCAGCGGGCGCGAAGCCTCCGCCCTGGAGGTGCAGCGCGAGTACTACGAGAAGGCCGTCGACTTCGTGGAGCGCCGGGGCATCCGCACCGGCACCGTCGACCAGGTCCTGGAGCTCTGGGGCCGCACGCTGGACGCGATCGAGGCCGAGGACCTGGACCGCATCGGCACCGAGATCGACTGGGTGATGAAGTACCAGCTGATCGAGCGCTACCGGGCCAAGAACAACATCACCATGTCGCACCCCCGGGTCGCCCAGATAGACCTCGCCTACCACGACATCCACCGCCGCCGGGGGCTGTACTACCTCCTCGAACGCAAGGGCCAGGCGGCGCGGATCTGCAACGACCTGAAGATCTTCGAGGGCAAGTCGGTGCCCCCGCAGACCACTCGGGCCCGGCTGCGCGGCGACTTCATCCGCCGGGCGCAGGAACAGCGCCGGGACTTCACGGTCGACTGGGTCCACCTGAAGCTCAACGACCAGGCGCAGCGCACGGTTCTGTGCAAGGACCCGTTCCGCTCCGTCGACGACCGGGTGGAGAAGCTGATCGCCGGCATGTGA
- a CDS encoding helix-turn-helix transcriptional regulator: MAIAKAERLMNLALCLLGARRPLSKRELRGSIEAYVEATGPGGNAAGSDDAFNRMFERDKDDLRELGLVIETVENLDGEIGYLARRDSNRLPPVQLDAEEAAALGLAARVWQQARLAGAASGALQKLRAAGMPEADNPYEHSAIEPRIPVHEAAFEPLMLACRDRRPVVFEYRKATAAHPEPRQVEPWTLECWRGHWYLAGWDRDRGAERVFRLSRITGRVRSRAGAFTAPVPDVVTVRATVESWAGETATRSARIRLRAGAGYPLRSRATATRELGDGWDELEIPYGHGLDAWLVEFGPDVVVLEPADLRADVVDRLRAVAKG, translated from the coding sequence ATGGCGATTGCCAAGGCCGAGCGGCTGATGAACCTGGCGCTGTGTCTGCTGGGGGCCCGCCGTCCGCTCAGCAAGCGCGAGCTGCGCGGTTCCATCGAGGCATATGTCGAGGCCACCGGGCCCGGGGGAAACGCGGCCGGTTCCGACGACGCCTTCAACCGGATGTTCGAGCGGGACAAGGACGATCTGCGCGAACTCGGCCTGGTCATCGAGACCGTGGAGAACCTGGACGGCGAGATCGGCTATCTGGCCCGCCGCGACTCCAACCGGCTGCCCCCGGTCCAGCTGGACGCCGAGGAGGCCGCGGCCCTCGGGCTGGCCGCCCGGGTCTGGCAGCAGGCCAGGCTCGCGGGTGCGGCCAGCGGCGCACTCCAGAAGCTGCGCGCCGCCGGTATGCCGGAAGCGGACAATCCGTATGAGCACAGCGCGATCGAGCCACGCATCCCGGTCCACGAGGCCGCTTTCGAGCCATTGATGCTGGCCTGCCGCGACCGCCGCCCGGTCGTCTTCGAGTACCGCAAGGCCACCGCCGCCCACCCCGAGCCGCGCCAGGTCGAGCCCTGGACCCTGGAGTGCTGGCGGGGCCACTGGTACCTGGCGGGCTGGGACCGCGACCGGGGCGCCGAGCGCGTCTTCCGGCTCTCCCGGATCACCGGCCGGGTCCGCTCCCGGGCGGGCGCCTTCACCGCGCCGGTGCCCGACGTGGTCACCGTGCGCGCGACCGTGGAGAGCTGGGCGGGGGAGACCGCGACCCGCAGCGCGCGGATCAGGCTGCGCGCCGGCGCGGGCTACCCGCTGCGCTCCCGCGCCACCGCGACGCGGGAACTCGGCGACGGCTGGGACGAGTTGGAGATTCCGTACGGACACGGGCTGGACGCCTGGCTGGTGGAGTTCGGCCCCGACGTGGTCGTCCTGGAGCCCGCCGATCTGCGGGCCGACGTGGTGGACCGGCTGCGCGCCGTGGCCAAGGGCTGA
- a CDS encoding helix-turn-helix transcriptional regulator: MAANAIDQTRRMLSLVTYLRERPGAHVADVARAFGITEDELISDLDVLPMCGTSFRGGDLLDIDTDGDRIWWRNPGALGAEAAEPLRIAADEATALLVAARAVATLPGLREGDRQALLRATAKLEAAAGEAAGASARLSVTFESEGGVFADVDRAISERRRLWVRYYSPARDELTEREVDPIRLFAVGHTYMEAWCRLSEARRTFRLDRVAEIRLLDEPAAPPELELRDLSEGLVQPSAEDPEVVVEVGPGGRWVAEYYPHDSAEELPDGGLRITLRTPDPASLRRLALRLGGDGRIVAPADLAESARGAARAALAAYDGQS, encoded by the coding sequence ATGGCTGCCAATGCCATCGACCAGACGCGGCGGATGCTGTCGCTGGTCACCTATCTGCGCGAGCGCCCGGGGGCGCACGTCGCCGATGTCGCCCGGGCCTTCGGGATCACCGAGGACGAGCTGATCTCGGACCTCGACGTACTGCCCATGTGCGGGACGAGCTTCAGGGGCGGCGACCTCCTGGACATCGACACCGACGGCGACCGCATCTGGTGGCGCAACCCCGGCGCGCTCGGCGCCGAGGCGGCCGAGCCGCTGCGGATCGCCGCCGACGAGGCCACCGCGCTGCTGGTGGCGGCCCGCGCCGTGGCGACCCTGCCGGGCCTGCGCGAGGGCGACCGGCAGGCGCTGCTGCGCGCCACCGCCAAGCTGGAGGCCGCGGCCGGGGAGGCGGCGGGCGCCAGCGCCCGGCTCTCGGTGACCTTCGAGTCCGAGGGCGGGGTCTTCGCCGACGTCGACCGGGCGATCTCGGAGCGGCGGCGGCTGTGGGTGCGCTACTACTCGCCCGCGCGCGACGAGCTCACCGAGCGCGAGGTCGACCCGATCCGCCTCTTCGCGGTCGGTCACACGTACATGGAGGCGTGGTGCCGGCTCTCCGAGGCCCGGCGCACCTTCCGCCTCGACAGAGTGGCCGAAATCCGACTTCTGGACGAGCCGGCCGCGCCGCCCGAGCTGGAGCTGCGCGACCTCTCGGAGGGGCTGGTCCAGCCCTCCGCCGAGGACCCCGAGGTGGTCGTCGAGGTGGGCCCCGGCGGGCGCTGGGTCGCGGAGTACTACCCGCACGACAGCGCCGAGGAGCTCCCCGACGGCGGACTGCGGATCACCCTGCGCACCCCGGACCCGGCGTCGCTGCGGCGGCTCGCGCTGCGGCTCGGCGGGGACGGCCGGATCGTGGCCCCGGCCGACCTCGCGGAGAGCGCCCGGGGCGCGGCCCGCGCGGCTCTCGCGGCGTACGACGGACAGAGCTGA
- a CDS encoding FKBP-type peptidyl-prolyl cis-trans isomerase → MRRLAGLLAVPLLLVATAACGSDDKGSDSTSDSASMKNGLPAITAGAKFGEKPTLAKGEGTPPKALKVNVLSEGKGAVLKKNDAVSVNYLGQAWDSDKPFDNSFDRKEPFTLTLGAGQVIKGWDQGLEGQKVGSRVQLGIPPELGYGAQGQGDIKPNATLVFVVDIVKATTIPTSAKGKEVAQDDKDLPKVGTNTDGKAPSLTIPKTDPPKKLVSDYVLEGDGDAVKDTDSVVLAYEGFLWKDSKKFDSTYDQGKTQNFALPNLTLKGLKAGLIGKKVGSRILVVVPPDQGLGDKEQSGIPANSTMVFSIDILAKM, encoded by the coding sequence GTGCGCCGACTTGCCGGCCTGCTCGCCGTCCCGCTGCTGCTGGTTGCCACAGCCGCCTGCGGAAGCGACGACAAGGGCTCCGACTCCACCTCCGACTCCGCCTCGATGAAGAACGGCCTCCCCGCCATCACCGCGGGCGCCAAGTTCGGGGAGAAGCCGACCCTCGCCAAGGGCGAGGGCACCCCGCCCAAGGCCCTGAAGGTGAACGTCCTCAGCGAGGGCAAGGGCGCGGTGCTGAAGAAGAACGACGCCGTCTCCGTGAACTACCTCGGCCAGGCGTGGGACTCGGACAAGCCGTTCGACAACAGCTTCGACCGCAAGGAGCCGTTCACGCTCACCCTCGGCGCCGGCCAGGTCATCAAGGGCTGGGACCAGGGCCTGGAGGGCCAGAAGGTCGGCAGCCGCGTCCAGCTGGGCATCCCGCCGGAGCTCGGCTACGGCGCCCAGGGCCAGGGCGACATCAAGCCCAACGCCACGCTGGTCTTCGTCGTGGACATCGTGAAGGCGACCACCATCCCGACCTCCGCCAAGGGCAAGGAGGTCGCGCAGGACGACAAGGACCTGCCGAAGGTGGGCACCAACACCGACGGCAAGGCGCCCTCGCTGACCATCCCCAAGACCGACCCGCCCAAGAAGCTCGTCTCCGACTACGTGCTGGAGGGCGACGGGGACGCGGTGAAGGACACGGACAGCGTCGTGCTGGCGTACGAGGGCTTCCTGTGGAAGGACAGCAAGAAGTTCGACAGCACCTACGACCAGGGCAAGACGCAGAACTTCGCGCTGCCCAACCTGACGCTCAAGGGCCTGAAGGCCGGTCTGATCGGCAAGAAGGTCGGCAGCCGCATCCTGGTCGTCGTCCCGCCGGACCAGGGTCTGGGCGACAAGGAGCAGTCGGGCATCCCCGCCAACTCCACCATGGTCTTCTCGATCGACATCCTGGCCAAGATGTGA
- a CDS encoding LacI family DNA-binding transcriptional regulator, with protein sequence MKPQPTSRDVARAAGVSQATVSLVLGDKWRGRVSERTAGLVRQAARELGYRPNLAARSLRLGRTRTALLVVPALTNEFFARVYSGAARVAAEHGFGVVLYPSPDGVGPARDPFDSAAAALDGVIASSMAADALASLRGTGLPLVMLDSDPGESGPAAHVNLDIADGIRQVTEHLLGLGHRRFVHLASAVDSWTFRVRGRALADALRAAPDAEVATVPAALTVDAARRAAEHALTRPGPRPTALICDDDILAAGACKAARRLGLRVPDDVSVAGFDDLALATALEPELTTVQLPAERVGERGMAALLAVLEGREPEHGDLPVSLVVRGSTAPPAG encoded by the coding sequence GTGAAACCCCAGCCGACCAGCCGGGACGTCGCCCGGGCCGCCGGGGTCTCGCAGGCCACCGTCTCCCTGGTGCTCGGCGACAAGTGGCGCGGGCGGGTCTCCGAGCGCACCGCCGGGCTCGTCCGGCAGGCCGCCCGCGAGCTCGGCTACCGGCCCAACCTCGCCGCCCGCAGCCTGCGCCTGGGCCGCACCCGGACCGCGCTGCTGGTGGTGCCCGCGCTGACCAACGAGTTCTTCGCCCGGGTCTACTCCGGCGCGGCCCGGGTCGCCGCCGAGCACGGCTTCGGGGTGGTCCTCTACCCCTCCCCCGACGGGGTGGGCCCCGCGCGCGACCCGTTCGACTCGGCCGCCGCCGCCCTCGACGGCGTCATCGCCTCCTCGATGGCCGCCGACGCCCTCGCCTCCCTGCGCGGCACCGGGCTGCCGCTGGTGATGCTCGACAGCGACCCCGGCGAGAGCGGACCCGCCGCCCACGTCAACCTCGACATCGCCGACGGGATACGGCAGGTGACGGAGCATCTGCTGGGGCTCGGCCACCGCAGGTTCGTCCATCTCGCCTCGGCCGTCGACTCCTGGACCTTCCGGGTGCGCGGCCGGGCCCTGGCCGACGCCCTGCGCGCGGCGCCCGACGCGGAGGTGGCCACCGTGCCCGCCGCGCTCACCGTCGACGCCGCACGGCGCGCGGCCGAGCACGCCCTGACCCGGCCCGGCCCCCGCCCGACCGCGCTGATCTGCGACGACGACATCCTGGCCGCCGGGGCCTGCAAGGCCGCCCGGCGGCTCGGGCTGCGCGTCCCCGACGACGTCTCGGTGGCCGGGTTCGACGACCTCGCCCTCGCCACCGCCCTGGAGCCCGAGCTCACCACCGTCCAGCTCCCCGCCGAGCGGGTCGGCGAGCGGGGCATGGCGGCGCTGCTGGCCGTCCTGGAGGGCCGTGAGCCCGAGCACGGCGATCTGCCCGTCTCCCTGGTCGTCCGGGGCTCCACGGCCCCGCCCGCCGGCTGA
- the tatC gene encoding twin-arginine translocase subunit TatC — translation MLKSARKQQRDPEGRMPLSDHLRELRNRLAKAVLAILVCAVVAAFYYKDIVDLIIKPVRESVGCKEAFDALSQKDSKDHCGNVTMSGLMSPFTLMIKTSLVAGVVGASPIWLYQLWAFVAPGLHRNEKKYSLGFVAAGVPLFVAGGWFSYHVLPAAAKVLLEFTPDGALNLLPLNELIDLVLRMIVVFGLSFELPLFLIMLNFGGVITGRRMLGWWRGMIMGVTVFAAFATPTVDPMSMLLLAAPIVVLYFIAVGIAILNDKRRRERREAGPGDDEASDLDLTPQDIGEIEPVRSPALPEQSDGSRTGTRINGYDDIT, via the coding sequence TTGCTGAAGTCTGCCCGCAAACAGCAGAGGGACCCGGAGGGGCGGATGCCCCTCTCGGACCACCTCCGTGAGCTGCGCAACCGGCTCGCGAAGGCGGTCCTCGCGATCCTTGTCTGCGCCGTGGTGGCGGCGTTCTACTACAAGGACATCGTCGACCTGATCATCAAGCCGGTCAGGGAGTCGGTCGGCTGCAAGGAAGCCTTCGACGCGCTGTCCCAGAAGGACAGCAAGGACCACTGCGGCAACGTCACGATGTCCGGCCTGATGTCGCCGTTCACGTTGATGATCAAGACGTCCCTGGTGGCGGGCGTCGTCGGGGCCAGCCCGATCTGGCTCTACCAGCTCTGGGCGTTCGTCGCCCCGGGCCTGCACCGCAACGAGAAGAAGTACTCGCTGGGCTTCGTCGCGGCGGGCGTCCCGCTCTTCGTGGCCGGCGGCTGGTTCTCGTACCACGTCCTGCCCGCCGCGGCGAAGGTGCTCCTGGAGTTCACCCCCGACGGCGCGCTCAACCTGCTCCCGCTGAACGAGCTCATCGACCTCGTGCTGCGGATGATCGTGGTCTTCGGCCTCTCCTTCGAGCTGCCGCTCTTCCTGATCATGCTCAACTTCGGCGGAGTGATCACCGGCCGCCGGATGCTGGGCTGGTGGCGCGGCATGATCATGGGTGTCACGGTCTTCGCGGCCTTCGCGACGCCGACCGTCGACCCGATGTCGATGCTGCTGCTCGCCGCTCCGATCGTGGTGCTCTACTTCATCGCCGTCGGCATCGCGATCCTCAACGACAAGCGCCGCCGCGAGCGCCGCGAGGCGGGCCCCGGCGACGACGAGGCGTCCGACCTCGACCTCACGCCGCAGGACATCGGGGAGATCGAGCCGGTGCGGTCCCCGGCCCTGCCCGAGCAGTCCGACGGCTCGCGTACCGGCACCCGGATCAACGGCTACGACGACATCACCTGA
- a CDS encoding FKBP-type peptidyl-prolyl cis-trans isomerase has protein sequence MSIDKPEIDFPEGEPPADLEIKEIWEGDGAVAKEGDFVKVHYVGVAFSTGEEFDSSWNRGTPLQFQLGVGQVIQGWDKGVQGMKVGGRRQLTIPAHLAYGDRGAGGRIAPGETLIFVCDLVAV, from the coding sequence GTGAGCATCGACAAGCCCGAGATCGACTTCCCCGAGGGCGAGCCGCCGGCGGACCTGGAGATCAAGGAGATCTGGGAGGGCGACGGCGCCGTCGCCAAGGAGGGCGACTTCGTCAAGGTCCACTACGTGGGCGTCGCCTTCTCCACCGGCGAGGAGTTCGACTCCTCCTGGAACCGCGGCACCCCGCTGCAGTTCCAGCTCGGTGTCGGCCAGGTCATCCAGGGCTGGGACAAGGGCGTCCAGGGCATGAAGGTCGGCGGTCGCCGCCAGCTGACGATCCCCGCGCACCTCGCCTACGGCGACCGTGGCGCCGGCGGCCGGATCGCGCCGGGCGAGACGCTTATCTTCGTCTGCGACCTGGTCGCTGTCTGA
- a CDS encoding MFS transporter: protein MAAGYLEILRTRHAARLLVGTLTGRLPNATAAIAVVLFVRAEGGSYSLAGALTAVYGLANAVGQPLLGRAVDLYGQFRVMLPAALVSALGMAVLAACGIEPVWVAYAAMLVAGLFTPPLEGGLRALWPSVLSREEQVHTAYAMDAIAQEVMFTVGPLLVTLGIALWSPAAALLAINALGVLGALSVVLSEPSRAWRSAPREAHWLGALRSTGLLALLSAFFFVGLALGGIIVSSSAYADDHGRQSVYGWLMAANGLGALLGGLVYGARQWAGTPEKRLISLTALLALGYLPLVLVPGVPAMTGLAVVSGLFLAPCIACAFIVVDRHAPRGTVTEAFSWLVTAFGVGTALGTAVAGPALEHGGTAAGFAVAGAGGAAALLVLLATRRVLAAPGRTESVAGVDQNDPTRAVEPGFS from the coding sequence ATGGCGGCGGGATATCTGGAGATCCTCCGGACACGGCACGCGGCGCGACTGCTGGTGGGGACGCTGACGGGCCGGCTGCCCAACGCGACCGCGGCCATCGCCGTGGTCCTCTTCGTGCGCGCCGAGGGCGGCAGCTACTCGCTGGCGGGCGCCCTCACCGCGGTGTACGGGCTGGCCAACGCGGTCGGACAGCCGCTGCTGGGACGGGCCGTCGACCTGTACGGGCAGTTCCGGGTGATGCTCCCGGCGGCCCTGGTGAGCGCGCTCGGCATGGCCGTGCTGGCGGCGTGCGGCATCGAACCCGTCTGGGTGGCCTACGCGGCGATGCTGGTCGCCGGGCTCTTCACACCGCCCCTTGAGGGCGGCCTGCGGGCGCTGTGGCCGAGCGTCCTGAGCCGCGAGGAGCAGGTCCACACCGCGTACGCGATGGACGCGATAGCCCAGGAGGTGATGTTCACCGTCGGCCCGCTGCTCGTCACCCTCGGCATCGCCCTGTGGTCGCCCGCCGCCGCCCTGCTGGCCATCAACGCGCTCGGCGTGCTCGGCGCCCTCTCGGTGGTGCTCAGCGAGCCCTCGCGCGCCTGGCGCTCCGCCCCGCGCGAGGCGCACTGGCTGGGCGCGCTGCGCTCCACGGGCCTGCTCGCGCTGCTGAGCGCCTTCTTCTTCGTGGGCCTCGCGCTGGGCGGGATCATCGTCTCCTCGTCCGCCTACGCCGACGACCACGGCCGCCAGTCCGTCTACGGCTGGCTGATGGCGGCCAACGGCCTCGGGGCGCTCCTGGGCGGTCTGGTGTACGGGGCGCGCCAGTGGGCCGGAACTCCCGAGAAAAGGCTGATTTCGCTCACCGCGCTGCTCGCCCTCGGCTACCTGCCGCTGGTGCTCGTCCCGGGCGTCCCGGCGATGACGGGGCTCGCCGTGGTCTCCGGCCTCTTCCTCGCGCCCTGCATCGCCTGCGCGTTCATCGTGGTCGACCGGCACGCCCCGCGCGGCACCGTGACCGAGGCGTTCTCCTGGCTGGTCACCGCGTTCGGCGTCGGCACGGCGCTCGGCACGGCGGTCGCCGGGCCCGCGCTGGAGCACGGCGGTACGGCCGCGGGCTTCGCCGTCGCGGGCGCGGGCGGGGCCGCCGCGCTGCTGGTGCTGCTCGCCACCCGGCGGGTCCTGGCAGCTCCCGGGCGTACGGAAAGCGTCGCGGGAGTTGACCAAAATGATCCAACCCGTGCTGTCGAACCCGGTTTCAGCTGA